One genomic window of Salvia miltiorrhiza cultivar Shanhuang (shh) chromosome 4, IMPLAD_Smil_shh, whole genome shotgun sequence includes the following:
- the LOC131022724 gene encoding V-type proton ATPase subunit D-like, with amino-acid sequence MSGQTQRLNVVPTVTMLGVMKARLIGATRGHALLKKKSDALTVQFRAILKKIVSTKESMGDIMKTSSFALTEAKYVAGDNIKHSIRENVKSASLKVRSHQENIAGVKLPKFEYFVDGETKNDLTGLARGGQQIQACRAAYVESIELLVELASLQTSFLTLDEAIKTTNRRVNALENVVKPRIDNTISYIKGELDELEREDFFRLKKIQGYKRREVDKQRESAKAYAEEKVAEEMSLQKGISLTSAHDLLSQSKKDEDIIF; translated from the coding sequence ATGTCCGGACAGACTCAGCGCTTGAATGTTGTTCCGACTGTGACAATGCTTGGAGTAATGAAAGCTCGACTGATTGGGGCTACGAGAGGCCATGCATTGCTCAAGAAGAAGAGTGATGCTCTGACTGTGCAATTTCGGGCAATCCTAAAGAAAATTGTTTCCACGAAGGAATCCATGGGAGATATCATGAAAACTTCCTCCTTTGCCCTTACAGAAGCTAAATATGTTGCTGGTGATAATATTAAGCACTCTATTCGCGAAAATGTCAAAAGTGCATCACTCAAGGTTAGATCGCATCAGGAAAACATTGCCGGTGTGAAACTTCCCAAGTTTGAATACTTCGTGGATGGAGAGACTAAGAATGACTTGACTGGTCTGGCAAGGGGAGGCCAGCAGATCCAAGCATGCCGCGCAGCGTATGTGGAATCTATTGAGCTGCTCGTCGAACTTGCTAGCCTCCAGACATCGTTCTTGACCCTTGATGAGGCAATCAAGACCACAAATCGCAGGGTCAATGCGCTGGAGAATGTTGTGAAGCCACGCATAGATAACACAATAAGTTACATCAAAGGAGAGTTGGACGAACTGGAAAGGGAGGACTTCTTTAGGCTGAAGAAGATTCAAGGTTACAAGAGGAGAGAGGTCGACAAGCAGCGTGAATCTGCCAAGGCGTATGCTGAAGAGAAGGTTGCAGAAGAAATGTCGTTACAGAAAGGTATCTCTCTTACATCGGCCCATGACCTGCTATCCCAGTCGAAGAAAGACGAGGACATAATCTTTTGA